TTAAGGAAAAATTAGAATGAAATGTCTTCTTTGTGTTGCCACCTAGGAAACACACAtaaccaccattggagaagctcttatgtCTAAGCACATGATATAATACAGATACAAGTATAGCAATAAATTTGCCACTTTCCATCAAAAATCTCAAAGACTTGATCTTCCTAGAAGTTAATTATGTTTAGAGACTAAATCTTAGTGGCAGTTAATTATGTTTAGTCATGCTGCTACTTGGCGATTAGGTAGTGTGAAACTGTGAATCCATACGTGCTTGCACAGTATTATAGGAATTCGACAATTAATCAAAAACCAAGTTTTCTTTTCCGGTGACTACGAACCTTTCTTAATGAATCTGCCCTTTCTCATAAAGAAATCAAAAGCCAAGTTTTATTGAAATGAGAAtccataaataaaatataaatattcAGCGGCTAATTCTACGGAGGAGATAAAGAACTCATCGTCgtcaaaatgaaaatgaaatgagAATTAATAAATAAAACGATAAATAGTAAATActctccaaaaaaataaaataaaataagtcaTGTTGTTGATGAATGATGAATTTGAATAATTTCTCAAAATAACTTCACGACTAATTTTATAAATAACATAAAATTTTAAATCACAATGCCTATGTTTTTGGATTGGTAAATGCTGGTACTTCCGTTTTAGAATAATAGGCATAAACCTGCCTAATAGAAGATACTTTGCCTTATTTATGGTCACAggatatttttcttaattgaccAAAACCATAATAATATATATGGCCATTATCTCTCGGAAGGGGGTGAGGGTGTTTTACCAAAACTCTGACATGGTATCAACCTACTAACCgatcctcttcttcctcttcttcttcttcatcttcttcaccaaCAACAACAGTGGCAGGAGATAAAAAGACAGTCCATCCGGCGTTTGCTATTaccaacatcaaaaccctaatcccTATTATCCTAGACATCAAACAGGATGAATACTCATCTTGGATTTTTCTGTTTGAACTCCATCTTCAGGCTCATCGCCTTCTTTTTCTCATCAATGGATCCGCACCACCACCAGATGTTGACGCCGACACCGTGCTCCAACTTGACGCTCTCTGTCGTCAATGGATGTTCTCCATCATGGCCAAGGATTTAATGCTCACCGTCCTAAAATTTGGCAAAACTGCTAAAGAGATTTGGAATCATCTCAAGAAACTCTTTCAAGACAACAAAGGTAACCGCGCTGCGACTCTTGAACGTAAGTTTGTCAATCTTAAGTTTATTGATTGCACTAGTATTGATGATTACTGCGATAAGCTTAAATCCCTGTTCGATCGATTACTTGATCTTGACTTTCCCATGGATGATAAACGACTTGTGATTCAACTTGTCAACGGActtccggaggaatacaacacGATAGCCTCTTTTATCCAACAATATATGCCGACGTTTGATGTCGCTCGATCCCAGCTGCGTACCGAAGAGATTCGCCGCTCCCAACAGCAATCTCAATCTACACCTACTGCTCTTGCCGCTGCAGCTCCACCCACAGACCGCAGCAACCAGCGCTCACAACGCGGTGGTCCTGCCAGACGCGGTGGCCATCGCTCCTATGCTACAGCCACAGAACCGCCCCTGATGCCAACGCCACCGCACCCCTACCAGCTCTACGGTGCACCCCATCCAACGTACAACAGCCACTGTCCACCACAATGGGCAGCGCCACCTTGTCCGTACCCTACAACACCTTGGCAGCCACCTCCCAGCCGCGGTTCCTTCCAAGGCCGTGGCCGTAATGGTCAGTCATGCGGTCGAACCTCTGGCGTTGGACGTGCACAGGCATATCTAACTCCATCCACGGAATATCTTCAACCCAGTGACATTTCCGAAGCGTACAACTCCATGAGTTTATACTCACCTGACGACGCTTTCTATATGGATACCGGTGCCACATCGCATCTCACTGCGGATTCAGGTACTTTAAATACTGTTTTTAATACTAGTAATATTCGTTtcatcttagttggcaatggtCACAGTATTCCAGTCACTTCCTCTGGTACCAAGTTCATAGATATTTCATCCCGCACCCTAAAGATCAAATATACTCTTGTTGCTCCCGACATAATCAAAAACTTGGTTTCTCTTCGtaaattcaccactgataatcatgtgtaTGTTGAATTTGATCCGTATGgcttttctgtgaaggatttgaatTCGAGGAAGATTCTCCTTCGATGTAACAGTTCCGGGGAGCTTTACCCTATTACTGCTTCTGTCGTATCACCTTCAACATCGTCTCTGTCTCGTCCTATATCCCTTGCCGTGTTCTCTCATGATATTTTACACAGCCGCCTTGGCCACCCAGGGAAAGCTATCTTAGATAATTTACGTACAAACTCTTCAATTCAATGTAATAAAAATCAGTCTACCAAACTTTGTCATTcctgtcaagttagtaaacatgttcgtctgccattttttgaatcaaattctgTTACTTTTGCTCCTTTTGATATCATTCATAGCGACTTATGGACCTCACCATTACATGTTGAGACTAGTTTTAATTACTATCTTATATTGTTAGACGACTTCACAAATTATCTATGGATCTATCCTCTCAAATTAAAATCACAAGTTTATACCAAGTTCTTGGAATTTCGTTTTTCGTTAAAACTCAGTTTGAACGAGAAATCAAAACTTTTCAGTGTGACATGGGTCGTGAATTCGACAACTCATCTTTTCATGATTTTGCTCACAAAAATGGGTTAGTTTTCCGTTTCTCATGCCCTCATACCTCCTCTCAAAACGGCAAAGCTGAGCGAATGATTCGTCGTGTCAATGACATCACTCGCACGCTTATGTCTCATGCATCGGTCCCTCCCAAATATTGGGCTGACTCCCTACATATGGACGTCTACCTCTACAACATTCTTCCTTCCAAAATCCTAAATTTCTCTTCTCCGGTGTCCATTCTCTATCAACGTCAACCAACGTACTCTCATATTCGTACTCTTGGTTGCCTTTGTTATCCAAATATTTCCGCTACCACTACTCATAAGCTTTCTCCTCGTTCCACTAGGTGCGTTTTTCTTAGTTTTCCAACACATCACCATGGCTATCGATGTCTCGACTTATCCACTAACAAAATCATCTTGTCTCGTCATGTGACGTTTGATGAAAACGTTTTTCCATTCAAGGACAATGTATCTATTCCATCAAACTGTCAAGACTCTCCTTCCGCACCATCTTCCACTCTTCTTCCCATTCGCTTCCGTAACCCAACATCTCCTCATCCTCCGATCATAATCCCTCCTGTCCAGCCACCTTCCGCCACTACGTCAGTTTCTTCTTCCGCTACACAGCAGCGCCCAGTCGTTGCTCCGCCATCTTCCGCCACTGCACATGCACCTTCTCCTGCAGTGCAGCCCTACACACCTCCTCATCGTCGTTCTCCTACAACACCTCACCTCCACATTCCCCCACAGTAGCAGTCAGCTCACACAGCTCCTGACAGCAACACTTCAGTGCATACTGTCACTGCAACAACGCCTGACTGCACTATCCAGGCGGTCACGCCTCCATCTTCCGCTCCGCCTGGCACTCTGTCCAACTCCTCTCGCCCTGTTACTCGTGCCTCCCGTGGCATCTTCCGTCCCATTCACCGATTGAATCTCAATGTTCAGACTCAACAGCATATCtccaatcttccaaaatctcaccTTTATGCTCTTAGAGATCCCAACTGGACCAAGGCCATGCTAGATGAGTTTATTGCTATGTCAAAAACTAAAACTTGGGACTTAGTACCACGACCTATTGGATCTCATGCTATTCGTTCCATGTGGTTATTTCGTCACAAGTTTAATGCAGATGGTACATTGCAGCGACACAAAGCCCGTCTTGTTGCCAATGGTAAATCACAACAGGTTGGAGTTGATTGTTTTGAGACTTTCAGTCCGGTTGTTAAGACTGCCACCATTCGTACCGTTCTCAGCATTGCCACATCAAGATCTTGGCCGATTCACCAATTGGACGTAAAGAATGCTTTTCTACATGGGGACTTGTCTGAGACAGTTTATATGCATCAACCTCCGGGATTTGTTGACCCTGATCGACCTGATTATGTTTGTCGTCTTCGCCGAtctctttatggtctcaaacaggcgcCTCGGGCGTGGTTCCAGAGGTTTGCGACTTTCATCACAGGTTATGGTTTTCGGGGTAGTGTttgtgatccatctctttttattTACTGGTCCGGCCGGGACACTGCGTATGTAttactatatgttgatgatatcatactcactgcctctactgatgctctccTAGCCCGCTTTATCGACCTGATGAAACTGGAATTTTCTATGACTGATATTGGCCcgttacatcattttttgggtattacTGCTTCTCGTTCTTCCTCAGGGttgtttttatctcagtcactctacacAAAGGACATCATTGCTCGTGCATCCATGAAGAACTGCAATCCAGTATCAACTCCGGTCGACACACACTCTAAGCTCAGTGCTACTTCTGGACCAGCACTTTCGGATCCTACTTTATACCGCAGTCTGGCCGGAGCGTTACAATACCTCACTTTCACTCGACCGGATATATCTTATGCGGTTCAGCAGGTATGTTTATTTATGCATGACCCTCGGGAGCCACACATGCAAGCCATTAAGCGCATTATTCGATACCTTCAGGGCACTATTGATCATGGTTTGTCTCTATCGATTTCGAATATTTCTGGCCTCACCGCCTATtttgatgctgattgggcgggctGTCCTGACTGACGCCGATCAACATCTGGTTACTGCATTTTTCTTGGAGACAATCTTGTCTCTTGGTCTTCCAAACGTCAAGCAACGGTGTCCCGCTCCagcgctgaagcagaatacaggggTGTCGCTAATGTTGTGGCTGAAACAACCTGGCTACCGAATTTACTTCTTGAGTTACATATGCCATTACAGCGGGCTACTCTGGTGTATTGTGACAATGTGAGTGTTGTCTACATGTCTGGTGATCCGGTTCAACATCAACGCACAAAACATGTAGATATTGAcattcattttgttcgtgaacgggTTCGTATTGGTGATATTCGTGTCTTGCACATCCCTTCTGAACATCAATATGCTGATATCTTCACTAAGAGTCTTCCAAGacaattatttattaattttcgttctagtcttagcgtttgttcctctcccgctcagactaagggggtgtaatagaagaTACTTTGTCTTATTTACGGTGGATATTCTCCTTAATTGACCAAAACCATAATAATATATATGGCCATTATCTCTCGAAAGGGGGTGAGGGTGTTTTACCAAAACTCTGACACTGCCTATTATTTGGAAACGGACGAAGTATATTACTTTTGCTGGCTAGCTCTGAAGGAAGTGATCAGAGATGAATTAATTAATTAGCCAATTGTATGTAGCATCTTTAGCAGCTTTTCGCAACGCATATACTCTGATTACCATAGACTTTGAGAGGGTCCAAGCACCTCTATGACCAAGCTAGCTAGTACAATATACAAGGCAAAATCTCAATATTCTTGGTTGACAAGATCTTCTATAAGAAAAAGGGAATGGATAAGAGTAGGTGAACCTGATATCTATAAATACAAGGAACCGAAACATCTGTTAACAGCAAGAAACAAAATAATACAGAAAAGTATCGTTAACAATGTCTCTCAGGGTTATCAGCAGTACCACTTTGTATCCATCTCCATCATCTGATCCTTCGATATCTTATGATACGAAAATCCCTCTAACGATTTTCGACAAAGCAGCATTCGATCTCAACGTATCTGTTTTATACGTGTTTCAGCCACCCATGCCTTCCAATGAAGCCATGAAAGAAGGTCTGTTGAAAGCTCTCGTTCATTTCCCACATCTTGCAGGTCGGTTTGCGACTGACGAACAAGGTCGGCCGTGCATTCATCTAAACAATGCAGGAGTTGGAGTTATCGAGACGTATATTCCGGCAACGTTAGCTGAACAGCTTCCTTTCAATCCGAACACGGATATAGAAGAACTATTTCCACCTATTGAAGGTATTGAGCAGATAATGCAGATTCAACTTAATCGTTACGCTTGTGGTGGCCTTGTAATTGGCCAGACATGCCATCATCATGTGGCTGATGGTCAATCCATGAGTTCTTTCTTCTTTGCATGGGCAAAGTTAGTACGTGCAGCTGGTTTGGCGTCAGATCAGGACGACCACGTAATCCTTCCTTACCACGACCGAGCTTCAGTTTCCGTTCCTAGGAACCCGCTTAACGTAGAACTCGACCATCGTTCTATCGAATTCCGGAAGAGTTGTAATGAAAATGTtaaatcttcttcatctataAAAAACTTGGTTGTTAACTTCTCTGTAGATTTTATGGCGAAACTTAAAATGAAGGTTAATGAAGAAATTAGTAATTGCAGCGGCATCTCATCACCACCCCATAGAATGTATACTACTACTTTTGAGAGTCTTTTAGCACATGTATGGAAGAAGGTGACTCAAGCAAGAGGTCTGGAACCAGATGAGTTCACGCAAGTCAGGGTTGCAGTGAATGGTAGAGCCAGGATGAAACCAACAGTACCCATGGAGTATTTTGGGAATTTAGTACTTTGGGCTTACCCAAGATTGCAAGTCAAAGAATTATTGCAAGAAAATCATGCTTATGTTGCGAGGGCAATTCATGAAGCCGTAGCTCGAGTTGATAACAGTTATTTCAAGTCGTTTGTAGATTTCGGTGAAGTTACAAAGGAAGATGATGGAGGTGAGAAACTGGTTGCCATGGCGTCGGATGTGGGCAACTTATTGTGTCCAAATTTGGAAGTTGACAGTTGGTTGAGGTTTCAATTTCATCAAATGGATTTTGGTGGTGGGAGTCCTTGTGCTGTTCTTCCGGCTGAATTACCCGTTGAAGGCTTGGTGATTTTTGTTCCTTCTTGCATAGAAGGTGGTGGTCTTGATGTGATCATGGCACTGCAACATGAGCATGTCCAAATTTTCAAAGATATTTGTCACCTTTATTGAGGGGATTGTGCACTTTGGTCCCATGCTACTAGAattctcattttctttttttaCCCAAGCGCGAGCTATTATCCTCTGCAGTCTGCACTCTTCTTGTTTCTTGTaatgttattttcttttcttcttcttgatacGAAGTTCTCGAGTGGGTGAATTGAGGTGACAACTTCCTGAACAATTGGCTCTGACTAATTCATCTTCAAAACACTAGTTCAAACTTCAAAGTAATCACGCTGTGATTAGCACTAGTTCAGTATTTTAATTGTTTTGATAAGGGGTAGATTTTAAGAGGTAGATTTTCAGGgatatttaatgaaaataaaggtATTTTTGTAAGGTTTCCCGATCAACAAAATCAGCTTAAAGGTCTTTCCTCTTTAACCCaaaataatatgaatttttgcctatgaaaaaaaaaagatgaaaaaaaaagatgtatGCACTCAGCTGAGCTCTGCTTTTGCCTCAAATGGACCTTAAGCAAACACCCAACATTTTCGTCTACTATAATTTTTCCGGTGATTTTTTTCAGTATTTAGATGACTCTAACTTGGATCCAGTAAGCTCATACATGCCTGGAGTTACTACCTGTACTGCCCGAAAATTATCTCAAAAAAAGGAAGGCTCCAGATTTATACGATAACGCAGACAACCTATGAAATTTGCAACAATCGAAAATCCATTGGGGTCAGAATCTATGATTGATATATGAACTTGTATGCCACAACAGTGCTCTGCAAACCTATTATTTCTCTTCAATCTAGTctaggagaagaaaaaaattgcaCACAGAAATGAGAAAACAGAGTACACAAAAGAATTTAATCAATTTTATTGTTCATCAGAAGGTATACCATACCATAAGAATCTTTGCAATAGTCATTGAAAAGATAACCTGAGATAGGTCACCTTCTTTTTTTACctctcttctctttctctcataCACAAACTTTAACAACAGCTGAAAGCAACATCAACCGTAGTAACAACTCTGGAAACTCAAAAAGAATGGGGGAGGAAGAAAACCAAAAGCTATGAGCATGATTTGAACATATAGGGTACACTCAGCAATTTTCTGACAAAACTAATACAAGTGATGACGAATCAGAAGTTCACAATCCCTGAGAATTTGAATATCCACCTTATATATATTGGGTGTGTGTATATAGTAGTAAGTGTAACCTGCTGTTACTAGCACCGGCTTCCTTTTCCCCCTGAAGGCAATAAACATAATCGCATACCTATCTTGTTTACAGTATTGGAGCTCATCTATAACCACCATACGGATTTTGAGGAGGATAACCGCCTCCCATCGCAGGATTGTAGCCTGCCATGGGAGGACCTTGCTGAGGCGGTCGCATTTGTCCTCCCATCATGCCACCCATATTGTTCATGCCCATCTGCATGCCACCCATATTGTTCATCCCCATCTGCATGCCCATGTTGTTCATGCCCATCGGCATGCCACCCATGTTGTTCATCCCCATTGGCATACCCATACCAGGCTGCTGGGTCATGCCACCATAACCTCCCATACCCATGCCTTGCATTCCTCCGCCACCACCCATACCCATACCAATACCTGCGGTCATCATAGGGTTAGGAGGAGCAGCAAGGGCGCTTGCACCTGCACGTCCCATTCCAGAACCAGATCCCATAGCTTTACCCATGTTGATTGTAGAGGTTACAGCGGTTTGTGGAACAGGTTTCTCTCTCTTCTCCCTACGATTGATAGAATCGAAATCAACTCCAATATCCGCCAGAGGATTGGTTTTAGCTGCAGAAAAGAGACAAATAAGCACAGAGCCAAGAAATGAACAGAAAAAGAAACAGATCTCCAGATATAATCCAGAAGTAACTGCAACATCTGTAGGAAGGAATGAAACAAAGAAAAGCAAAGAAGCCAGTGACACAACTCAAACTTTCAGTTGTGTCCTTTATTTTTCAAATCTCAATTTTCAATCACAAACCaaatgatgcagttgaagcacTTACGTCCAGATATATTCAAATTTACAAGCCCTCGGCTAAGTGTATCAGCCCAAACTGTTGATTTGGTCTCAAATTTGTTGTCCTTTTGTTGAGGTTTGGCAGGTTGTACTGTTGGAATGGAAAGAGTGGCTGCCTGTGAAGTTGCTGGGGGTGTAGGTCCTGTCTGCTGGTAATAACTCCCCATGGCATTAGTGTTTTGCTGGGGGGCTGATCCACTTGGAGCACTAAAACCACCCTGTGAGGCTACTGGTGCACCATATGCGGATTGTGCAGGAAAGTTGTTCCCAGGAACACCTGACTGCATATGTGGTCCACTTGGAGCATTAAAACTTCCATGTGAGGCAACTGGAGCTCCATACCCAGACTGAGGAGGGAAGTGTCCAGGAATATTTGGCTGTGAAGGACCTCCTACAGCACCAAAAGGTCCCTGTGGCACTCCATATGGGTTTTGAGGAGCATTAAAAGATCCTTGTGACTGCGGAGCTCCATACCCCGAATGTGCAGGGAAGTTGTTCACAGGAACACCTGCCTGTGAGGGTGGTCCTGTTGGAGCTGGTAAAGCTAAAAATGGAGATCCTTGAGAAGCTGGCCCTGAAGGTGGGAGGATATCTGCTAAAACATCATCATTTTGCAGCTCTGGTGGAGAGAATTGAGAGCTTGTAGAAGTAAATTGAACATTGGAGACATCGGAAGGGGCAAAACTGAGGCCTTCAAACGTGTCTCCGAAATCAAAGCCAGGCGAAGTTAGTTGCATCTGTGGTGGGGCTGGTTGGAAGGTTTCTGAGCTTTGGGCCACTGAACTAGATTGGAAGTTGGCTGTGGAAGAAAAATCCTGCGGTGGTTGGTTATTTTCTGCCGAAGGTATAGCCTTGAAGGGAGTCTCACCGAATGGGTCTTCGATAGGCTGTAAATGAGGTATAACAAACCAAAACCACATAAATACAAATACTTCTAAGCAGCCATGATATCAAGTGTTGGCAAGAATATGATGCCAGGAAAAATCAGTGTTGGTCTGGGTAGGCAGTAAGATTATACTTCAAGTCCAGATGGTGAAAATCTTGAGTGTTTACTACGGTGGCACCAACATTTTTACTGTTAAAACATCATAGCTTGTTTTCCAGATTGGTAATCTTGAGCTCTTTTTGGAGTTTTAATTTTCATGTCTTTATGCCTAAGAATTGACATATTCCCCCGACTCTTGTCCACTTATTATTTGTCCCCACTAAAGTGAGCAGTTAACACTATTTGAAGTTTCAAAACTATCAATCGTACCTGGCTCAGTACAGTTGATGCTGATGATAGTGCTACGAATGTGGACCCTGGAGCAGACTCAGTGGGAATTTCAGCTTCAGATGTTGCGGTTGTAGAAGTTGAGGGGACAATAGCCAGAACGTCCGAGAGGGAACCAAGTAGATCCATGTCTCCATTACTTGCAGGAGGTGCAGCagctaacaagaagaaaaaataatggaTTAGCTTCAGCACAGTAACAGACGCCACCAAACATATATAGTTTCAAGATTAAAAAATATTCCATCAAACATAATGCTGGTAATAGACCTGAACTACCTAAAAAGGAGATCCTTCTTAATTGGTGATGGCATGGCGTGAATTAAGCAACAAAAGAACTCATGTTATGCGTACCACATGCATACACATGAAACCtaagaacattgacatgatttGATTTCGAACCAAAAGGGAGTACACACTACACATGCATTTCATACCTGGAGCAAAACTGCGAGGGTCAAATTCATCAAAAGTACTAGGTTCTTGGTTTGCAGGAGCGGCAGTTGTACCAGGTTCGCTGGCTCCAGGACTGTGAGTTGTGCTTCCAGTTGGAGACGATGCTTTGGCAGTAGTTTCCACTACGGGAGTATCTCCATCCCTTTCAGTCAAGAGAATGTCAATAACCAAAAAACGAtcacaaaacaaaaaacatagtGCATCTAAAAAATGAATGGTACCTTTCATCATGTACAGGGCTCCGAGCATCACTTACTGCTTCTTCATAACTAGGGGGTGCACCAATATTTTGTTCAGAAAACTTCCGTTCAAGCCCCCTGCAAACGAAAACAAAACAGTTCGGCTAAATAAAAATCAAACTTTTGTATGGAACCTCAAAGGGAAGGCATCCTAGAAGTTGCTAAATCACTTACCTTTCATTCTGAGAATGGTCTTCAGCTCTAGCATCACTGCTTCTGCAattgaaagaaaaatattataatgATGGCTCCAATGTTAAGGTATGGATGCAAAATTAAGGAAGCATGCAACTTCTGAAGCTAGGAGCAATGTTGTTAAATCGTGAATAATAAGTTATTAATATATTGGAGTTGTAGATTAATAAGTTTAAAAATATGTTATTAGTATTATAGATATGAGTAATGAAGAATACATAACACAATTTAACGTCCAGATCAGCGGTTAGGCACTTAATCAAGTGGACGTGGCTTTTGAGTTCTAATCTTGTGCTCTCGGGCGAGTCAAAATGTCTCCAAAATTTTGTTCTTGATGAAAATCACTTGGAAAGCACAGATCTAGACTTGTCTGACATATGAATCAGTGCGAATCGCAGGAGTCAAAAATGTGAATCGTCAGATTCACAGTAGATTCGATTCATAGTGGGATTCAAATCGTTTTGAGAATATTTGTATCTAATCTTAAGAGTTTAAAAACTATGGCTAGGAGCATATATACATGACATTTCATA
This is a stretch of genomic DNA from Papaver somniferum cultivar HN1 chromosome 1, ASM357369v1, whole genome shotgun sequence. It encodes these proteins:
- the LOC113315963 gene encoding clathrin interactor EPSIN 2-like is translated as MKKAFDQTVRDLKREVNKKVLKVPGVEQKVLDATSNEPWGPHGSNLSDIAQATRNYHEYQMIMAVLWKRINDTGKNWRHVYKALTVLEYLVGHGSERVIDEIKEHAYQISTLSDFQYIDSSGRDQGSNVRKKSQSLVALVNDKERIQEARQKALANREKFRSTNSPGGMYRPGSGGYGDEDRYGSRDDDRNGYGKEREYGYKDDDRSGRGGDSYSRDGDRYGRDSDGGYKDDDYNRGRSRSNEDFQSGQRSRSSDRYRERGYDDDRYSSRSSDARAEDHSQNERGLERKFSEQNIGAPPSYEEAVSDARSPVHDERDGDTPVVETTAKASSPTGSTTHSPGASEPGTTAAPANQEPSTFDEFDPRSFAPAAAPPASNGDMDLLGSLSDVLAIVPSTSTTATSEAEIPTESAPGSTFVALSSASTVLSQPIEDPFGETPFKAIPSAENNQPPQDFSSTANFQSSSVAQSSETFQPAPPQMQLTSPGFDFGDTFEGLSFAPSDVSNVQFTSTSSQFSPPELQNDDVLADILPPSGPASQGSPFLALPAPTGPPSQAGVPVNNFPAHSGYGAPQSQGSFNAPQNPYGVPQGPFGAVGGPSQPNIPGHFPPQSGYGAPVASHGSFNAPSGPHMQSGVPGNNFPAQSAYGAPVASQGGFSAPSGSAPQQNTNAMGSYYQQTGPTPPATSQAATLSIPTVQPAKPQQKDNKFETKSTVWADTLSRGLVNLNISGPKTNPLADIGVDFDSINRREKREKPVPQTAVTSTINMGKAMGSGSGMGRAGASALAAPPNPMMTAGIGMGMGGGGGMQGMGMGGYGGMTQQPGMGMPMGMNNMGGMPMGMNNMGMQMGMNNMGGMQMGMNNMGGMMGGQMRPPQQGPPMAGYNPAMGGGYPPQNPYGGYR
- the LOC113360182 gene encoding tryptamine hydroxycinnamoyltransferase 1-like, with the protein product MSLRVISSTTLYPSPSSDPSISYDTKIPLTIFDKAAFDLNVSVLYVFQPPMPSNEAMKEGLLKALVHFPHLAGRFATDEQGRPCIHLNNAGVGVIETYIPATLAEQLPFNPNTDIEELFPPIEGIEQIMQIQLNRYACGGLVIGQTCHHHVADGQSMSSFFFAWAKLVRAAGLASDQDDHVILPYHDRASVSVPRNPLNVELDHRSIEFRKSCNENVKSSSSIKNLVVNFSVDFMAKLKMKVNEEISNCSGISSPPHRMYTTTFESLLAHVWKKVTQARGLEPDEFTQVRVAVNGRARMKPTVPMEYFGNLVLWAYPRLQVKELLQENHAYVARAIHEAVARVDNSYFKSFVDFGEVTKEDDGGEKLVAMASDVGNLLCPNLEVDSWLRFQFHQMDFGGGSPCAVLPAELPVEGLVIFVPSCIEGGGLDVIMALQHEHVQIFKDICHLY